One window of Trichoderma breve strain T069 chromosome 3, whole genome shotgun sequence genomic DNA carries:
- a CDS encoding carboxylesterase family domain-containing protein, with protein sequence MRFQSQVTALVFGTLVTSIPVEPNVGCSISQSSNVLTTSGLITGHVPWNSDCVVEFLGIPYAQPPVGQLRFEAPVKLNASSKPYITSKYAGAKCVADFLVDGATPQSEDCLYLNVWTKATNVADASKPVLVFFFGGGFNLGGTDTAFYNGKYFAGAQDVVIVTVNYRIDVFGFPGAPGQPANLGLRDQRVGVEWVRDNIAAFGGNPEKITIFGQSVGGEAVDFWAYAYEQDPIVSGIIAHSGVNCTSEEDQLACVRQVDPSPIFAPFPDDEVVFSDYINGTTAGHFAKVPIMLGNTNNEDGFYRLVPFAQTGLLPTSQDVTQFLLKSFTCPVTFQAAASSQPWGSSMDLSIYG encoded by the exons ATGCGTTTTCAGTCTCAGGTTACAGCTCTTGTCTTTGGGACGCTTGTAACATCCATCCCCGTGGAGCCAAACGTTGGGtgcagcatcagccaatCTAGCAACGTGCTTACAACTAGTGGCCTTATTACCGGACATGTTCCATGGAATTCAGACTGTGTTGTCGAATTCTTGGGCATCCCTTATGCACAACCACCAGTCGGCCAGTTGCGATTCGAAGCTCCTGTCAAGCTCAACGCCAGTTCAAAGCCTTACATAACTTCAAAGTATGCG GGTGCAAAGTGTGTTGCAGATTTTTTGGTTGATGGTGCCACTCCTCAGAGCGAGGATTGCCTATATTTAAACGTTTGGACCAAAGCAACTAATGTCGCAGATGCTTCCAAGCCcgtcttggtcttcttctttggaggAG GATTCAACCTTGGAGGCACTGACACTGCGTTCTACAACGGCAAATACTTTGCGGGCGCGCAGGATGTAGTCATTGTTACGGTTAACTACCGAATTGACGTCTTCGGCTTCCCTGGAGCCCCAGGCCAGCCTGCCAACCTTGGTCTCCGTGATCAGCGCGTTGGTGTTGAATGGGTTCGCGATAATATTGCCGCATTTGGAGGTAATCCTGAGAAGATTACTATCTTTGGACAGTCTGTTGGGGGCGAAGCAGTTGACTTTTGGGCCTATGCTTATGAGCAAGATCCTATTGTCAGCGGCATCATAGCCCACTCTG GAGTGAACTGTACGAGTGAAGAAGATCAATTGGCTTGCGTCCGACAAGTCG ATCCATCTCCCATTTTTGCTCCCTTCCccgatgatgaggttgtcTTCTCTGACTACATCAACGGAACCACTGCAGGTCATTTCGCCAAGGTACCTATCATGCTTGGAAATACGAACAACGAGGACGGCTTCTATCGTCTCGTTCCATTTGCCCAAACAGGTCTTCTACCGACCTCTCAAGATGTTACCCAGTTTCTTCTCAAATCTTTCACGTGCCCAGTAACCTTTCAAGCTGCGGCTTCGTCGCAGCCATGGGGTTCCAGCATGGACCTTTCGATATATGGCTGA